In Aegilops tauschii subsp. strangulata cultivar AL8/78 chromosome 3, Aet v6.0, whole genome shotgun sequence, one genomic interval encodes:
- the LOC141020695 gene encoding uncharacterized protein gives MPPRRENWRNAAGGDNNGNDVPPYMQQLFQGQAQLIQLLVQNQNNNNNNNNPPPPPPVDMLTRFLRLNPQRFSSSPKPIVADDWLHAVNRNLETVGCTDAERVRFASHLLEGPAAAWWDNYLVTYPIATITWPQFPDTFRAAHVSAGAMSLKKKEFRSLRQGGRTVNAYVEEFNNLACYAPNDVNTDAARQEKFLEGLNDDLSL, from the coding sequence ATGCCGCCGAGGCGTGAGAATTGGCGTAATGCTGCAGGAGGAGACAACAATGGCAATGATGTACCGCCATACATGCAGCAGTTGTTTCAGGGACAAGCTCAGTTGATCCAGTTGCTTGTCCagaaccagaacaacaacaataacaacaacaatccaccgcCACCTCCACCAGTGGATATGCTTACCAGGTTCTTGAGGTTGAATCCTCAGAGGTTCTCTAGTTCCCCTAAACCTATTGTGGCTGATGATTGGCTCCATGCAGTCAATAGGAACCTGGAGACGGTTGGATGCACTGATGCAGAGAGGGTGAGGTTTGCCTCACATTTGTTGGAGGGTCCTGCTGCAGCTTGGTGGGACAACTACTTGGTCACCTATCCCATTGCTACTATCACATGGCCTCAGTTTCCGGATACCTTCCGTGCTGCACATGTGTCTGCTGGTGCTATGAGTCTGAAAAAGAAGGAGTTTCGCAGTTTGCGCCAGGGAGGTCGCACAGTTAATGCTTATGTGGAGGAATTTAACAATCTTGCATGTTATGCTCCTAATGATGTTAACACTGATGCAGCTAGGCAGGAGAAATTCTTGGAGGGCCTAAATGATGATTTGAGCCTTTAG
- the LOC141020696 gene encoding uncharacterized protein, whose product MGHYSNACPESKNGNGNSGVSKPNPIQRGHVNHVNVEEVYNEPDAVIDLIILKSQGLDIILGMDWMINYEGLIDCASRSITLSAPGGKRIKYVCKYKHKQVHVNSLKGGSLEEVPVVRDYPDVFPEELPGMPPDRDIEFLIDLIPGTGPIAKRPYRMPPQELEELKKQIRELQAQGFIRPSSSPWGAPVLFVEKKDGTLRMCVDYRSLNENKKEHEVHLRLVLEKLREHQLYAKFSKCEFWLDEVAFLGHVVSGYYRRFIENFSKIAKPMTELLKKEKKFVWTDECEANFQELKQRLVTAPVLTLPDINKDFQYHPGKANVVADALSRRSHANAINIDDMPPELCEQFRNLRLEMIPKGYLATLEVKPTLLDRIREAQKGDKEIAEINENMVKGKAEGFHEDEHGAIWFENRICVPRDADIRK is encoded by the exons ATGGGCCACTACTCCAATGCTTGTCCAGAGAGCAAGAACGGTAATGGGAATTCAGGAGTGAGCAAGCCAAACCCCATCCAAAGGGGTCATGTCAACCatgttaatgtggaggaggtctacaatgaacctgatgCAGTGATTG ATTTAATTATACTGAAGTCACAAGGTCTGGATATTAttttgggtatggactggatgatcAACTATGAGGGTCTTATTGATTGTGCCAGTCGATCTATTACTCTCAGTGCACCAGGAGGGAAGAGGATCAAATATGTATGTAAGTATAAGCATAAGCAGGTACATGTAAACTCTCTTAAGGGGGGTAGCCTGGAAGAGGTGCCAGTCGTGAGGGATTATCCAGATGtgtttccagaggagttgccaggtatgccaccagatagagataTTGAGTTTCTTATTGATTTAATACCGGGCACTGGACCTATTGCAAAGAGACCGTATAGAATGCCTCCTCAAGAGTtggaggaattgaagaagcagataagaGAATTGCAGGCACAAGGATTtattcgcccaagttcatcaccttggggagcTCCAGTTTTgtttgtggagaagaaggatgggaccTTGAGGATGTGTGTTGATTATCGTTCTCTGAATGAG aataagaaagAGCATGAGGTGCATCTGCGTTTGGTATTGGAGAAATTGAGGGAACATCAGCtgtacgccaagtttagcaaatgtgagttttggctggaTGAGGTAGCATTCCTTGGACATGTTGTCTCAG GTTATTACAGGAGGTTTATTGAGAACTtttctaagattgcaaagcctatgactgAATTGTTGAAGAAGGAGAAGAAGTTTGTTTGGACTGATGAATGTGAAGCCAACTTTCAGGAATTGAAGCAGCGGTTGGttaccgcaccagtcttaactctGCCGGATATAAATAAGGACTTCCAG TATCATCCTGGTAAGGCTAATGTTGTTGCTGATGCATTGAGTCGTAGGAGCCATGCTAATGCAATTAATATTGATGATATGCCACCGGAGTTATGTGAGCAGTTCAGGAATCTCAGGTTGGAGATGATTCCTAAGGGATATTTAGCAACACTTGAGGTAAAGCCTACTTTGCTTGacaggatcagagaagctcaaaagGGTGATAAGGAGATCGCTGAGATAAACGAGAACATGGTTAAAGGTAAGGCAGAAGGTTTCCATGAGGATGAACATGGAGCCATATGGTTTGAGAATCGTATTTGTGTACCTCGAGATGCAGATATCAGGAAGTAG